The genomic window GTAAGGAAACCTAATTCACCTTATACACCACTTATATAAAGTCATACTCTCGCGGTATGACTTTTTTATTTTCTCTACAACTCAGAAATCGACTTATCGACTATTTTTTGCGAAAGCATAAGGTCGAGATTTCACATTCTCAAGCCGAAGAATTTCTCCATTCGATGGCGTGTTTATATTCGCAGTTTAAGACAAAGAATGCAAAAGTGTCGCCTTCGCCCGTCATTGGGCGAAAAGACGCGTTGCATTCTTTCTTGACTTGATTATATGCACACATCTACGGGAAAGTATACGGAATATATTACGAAACGAGTTTTCATTTCTGGGAATGAAATAGAATATTATCACTACAAAGAAAAGGGACTTCTTCGAAATTATAAACGAAAAAAGCGAAACGAAAAGAAAGCTCAAAAAGAAAAAGAAAGTCAAAAGCAAAAAGCACAATCCACTATTCAACGTACAAGAAAAGAAATTCGACGAAGGGTAAATGCTAATTCACAGCTTATAAAATTTCTCACACTTACTTTCAAAGAGAATGAAACGGATATTGAAAAAAGTAATAGAGTTTTCAACCTCTTTACTCAAAGAATGAAAGATCGCTTTCCCGAGTTTCAGTATCTAGCGGTTCTTGAATTTCAAAAGCGTGGAGCAATACATTATCATCTTCTTTGTAATCTTCGTTACATAAAAAAGAAAGAATTGGAAAAGATATGGGGACAGGGATTTATTGATATTAAGCGTATAAAGCACGTTTCCAATCTTGGAAGATATATTTGTAAATATCTTCAAAAAGATATGTTTGATGAAAGAATGTTTGGCAAAAAGAAATTTTTTTGTTCACAAAATCTCAAAAAGCCTATAGAACTTACAAATGAATTTGCACAAGCATTTCTTTCTGATTCCTCGCTTTGTTTAGAAAAAGAATGGGAGACACAATTTGAAAATGAATATATGGGTAAAGTTGATTATATTATTTATCGTTTATTTAAAGCTTGATTCTTTAATTTTTTTAGAGTACATTCTAAATATCTAAAAAATAGATATGGACTACATTCTTTACGCAAGGAAATCAACAGAAGATAAAGGACGACAAATTCTTTCTCTTGAATCGCAAATTGAAACCATGCAACGACTTGCTAAGGATTTGAATGTGTCGATTGTAAGAGTTATCACTGAATCAAAATCAGCAAAAATGCCCAATAATCGACCACAATTTGAAGAAATGCTTTCTCTTATAGAAAGAGGTGAAATAAAAGGGGTGTTTTGCTGGAAGCTTGATCGTCTTTCTCGCAATCCCATAGATAGCGGAAGGATTCAGTGGCTTTTGCAACAAGGGATTCTTCAAGAAATTCAAACGGCAGAAAGAAAATACCTTCCTGACGATAACGCTCTCATTTTTAATGTAGAAAGTGGAATGGCAAATCAATATATCCGTGATTTGAGTAAAAATATTCATCGGGGCATACGAACAAAACTTGAAAAAGGTGGGTATCCAAATTATGCCAAAATTGGATATGTTAATGATACAATTCAAAAAGCTGTCATTCCTGATAAGGATCGTTCTCAATATGTCAAACGAGCTTTTCAGCTTTATGCCAAAGGAAGTTATAGCATAAAAGAAATTTCCGATATTCTCTATGAAGAAGGTTTTCGCTCTCGTGGTGGATATAAATATAACAAAAGTAAGATTCACAGAATTCTTCGGGATCCATTTTACTACGGGACAATGTACGTTCATGGAAAATATTATATAGGGAATCACATTCCACTTATTAGCAAAAAACTTTTTGATGATGTGCAAGAAATCTTTTCGGGTAAAAATAGAAGTCGTTACAAAAAGCATTTCTTCCCACTTCGTGGATTTATGACGTGTAATGTTTGTGGTTGCCTTCTTACTGCTATTGAAAAGAAAGGTTTTACTTATTATTATTGCACGAATGGAAAAAAGAACTGCCAAGAACATAAAAAATATCTTCGAAGTGAACATGCTGAAAAACTTCTTGCTTCTACTCTGAGCACAATCCAATTTGATGAAGAATTTATTGATATTTGTTATCAAGCCGATAAAG from Candidatus Moraniibacteriota bacterium includes these protein-coding regions:
- a CDS encoding protein Rep, with amino-acid sequence MHTSTGKYTEYITKRVFISGNEIEYYHYKEKGLLRNYKRKKRNEKKAQKEKESQKQKAQSTIQRTRKEIRRRVNANSQLIKFLTLTFKENETDIEKSNRVFNLFTQRMKDRFPEFQYLAVLEFQKRGAIHYHLLCNLRYIKKKELEKIWGQGFIDIKRIKHVSNLGRYICKYLQKDMFDERMFGKKKFFCSQNLKKPIELTNEFAQAFLSDSSLCLEKEWETQFENEYMGKVDYIIYRLFKA